A single genomic interval of Cyanobacteriota bacterium harbors:
- a CDS encoding molybdopterin-binding protein, whose translation MGLGAEVICVGTELLLGDILNSNAQYLAQQLAALGIPHYFQTVVGDNMERLQQAIAIASDRAQILIFTGGLGPTPDDLTTEAIASYFTTPLVEHPE comes from the coding sequence AGGTAATTTGTGTTGGTACAGAACTGCTGCTGGGGGATATTCTCAACAGTAATGCTCAATATCTGGCTCAGCAGCTTGCTGCGTTGGGTATCCCCCATTATTTTCAAACGGTGGTAGGTGATAACATGGAGCGCCTTCAACAGGCGATCGCCATTGCCAGCGATCGTGCTCAGATTTTGATCTTTACGGGTGGACTAGGGCCAACTCCTGATGATCTGACTACAGAGGCAATTGCTAGCTACTTCACCACACCCCTGGTAGAACATCCAGAG